A genomic region of Antennarius striatus isolate MH-2024 chromosome 16, ASM4005453v1, whole genome shotgun sequence contains the following coding sequences:
- the cbx7a gene encoding chromobox homolog 7a has product MRVEMELSSIGDQVFAVESITKKRVRKGNVEYLLKWQGWPPKYSTWEPEDNILDPRLVLAYEENQEKIRALAYRRKGLRPRRLVLRNIFAMDLRSSHKEKPPPRLRLSLTRAMSTDVDQGEQAGMYRRPPWRKSKLRGSKRRPEGRLHKTIRPLRKKEVLEEDWASTSEEEKSESTTGKMREDSLYGQSECSSPPLLERQDLEMEVEEKADTDLTLLGTDTWTDGPGGVTSETTQVQTCGCDQSKDSALVPEIRPRDAVTAANERLSEDAVETERPALESSVCQSNNTISVIVRIQGSTEIAADVIACPTAEAKEEEAKGDNQRVSTATPDSQTTPAAAEHLGNVIVTNVTINSVTVTFKEASVAEGFFKGY; this is encoded by the exons ATGCGCGTGGAGATGGAGCTGTCATCCATTGGAGACCAAGTGTTCGCCGTTGAGTCAATAACAAAGAAGAGAGTCCGAAAG gGTAACGTGGAGTATCTACTGAAATGGCAGGGATGGCCCCCGAA GTACAGTACTTGGGAACCAGAGGACAATATTTTGGACCCGCGTCTGGTCCTGGCCTACGAAGAGAA TCAGGAGAAGATTAGAGCTCTTGCCTACCGGAGGAAAGGTCTCAGACCCAGACGGCTCGTCCTGAGG aacatcttcgCCATGGACCTCCGCAGTTCACACAAAGAGAAGCCCCCCCCTCGCCTGCGTCTCTCCCTCACCCGTGCCATGAGTACGGATGTGGACCAGGGCGAGCAGGCCGGAATGTACCGCCGGCCGCCCTGGAGGAAGAGCAAGCTGAGGGGGTCCAAACGGAGACCTGAGGGGCGTCTGCACAAAACCATCCGTCCGCTGAGGAAGAAGGAGGTCCTGGAGGAGGACTGGGCCAGCACCAGCGAAGAAGAGAAGTCCGAAAGCACCACAGGGAAGATGCGTGAAGACAGTTTATatg GTCAGTCGGAGTGCAGCTCCCCACCCCTGCTGGAGCGACAGGACctggagatggaggtggaggagaaggcgGACACCGACCTGACATTGTTAGGGACAGACACGTGGACAGATGGACCAGGAGGCGTGACATCAGAAACCACGCAGGTGCAGACTTGCGGATGCGACCAATCAAAGGACAGTGCCTTGGTGCCTGAGATCAGACCAAGAGATGCGGTAACCGCGGCCAACGAGAGATTGAGCGAAGACGCCGTGGAGACAGAGCGTCCCGCCTTGGAGAGCAGCGTTTGTCAGAGCAACAACACGATCTCAGTGATAGTGCGCATTCAAGGCAGCACTGAGATCGCCGCTGATGTCATCGCCTGTCCGACCGCTGAGgcgaaggaggaggaggcgaaAGGCGACAATCAGAGGGTTAGTACGGCGACACCAGACAGTCAAACGACTCCCGCTGCAGCAGAGCATCTTGGGAATGTGATTGTGACAAATGTGACTATCAACTCTGTGACGGTAACTTTTAAAGAAGCGTCGGTGGCTGAAGGCTTCTTTAAGGGCTACTGA